The Treponema sp. OMZ 790 genome includes the window ATCCCGATAAAAGGGAAAATAATTGAGTACAGTAATGCAATAAAAAGTTCCGTAACTTATTGTATGAACTGCTTAAAAATACATCTAACACCCGCTTCAACCTGACATTGCGGAGGAGCCGCAAATGCAGGTTAAGCGAATGTTAGACAGATGCCTAACGGCACAATTAACTGCAACTTTGAAAAAGTAGTGTGTATTTTTTTGTAAATTAAAGCGTAAAACCCAAGTTAAAAGCTTAGGTTCTTTGAATAAAGTTTTGTTTTATTATAATATCTATTTTGATAAGGAAAAATAAACTTTCATCTGAGGATTTTTAAACTCGTTAAGGAAATCAACAAAATAAAAGTCCTTTGGATGGTCATTGTAATTATAATAATTATTTTCTAAGGAAAATAAAGTTTTATCTGAGTGTTTTTAAACTTTTTAAGGAAATCAACGATTTAAAAGTCCTTCGGACGGTCTGTGTTTATAATAATTATTTTCTAAGGAAAATTAAAATTTATCTAAGTATTTTAAACTCGTTAAGGAAATCGACAAAATAAAAGTCCTTCGGACGGTCTGGTAATTATTATAATTATTTGTTAATGAAAATAAAATTTTAGCTTTATAGTAAAATTGTTGATTTTTTTAATTTAATGATGAAAAGCTGTATAGGTTAAAAAATAAAGTCTAATTGTTAAGAATAAGCTTATAATTTTAAGATAATATTATTTATAAAAGTTTAGTTTTGTAAATAATAAAGCTTCATAGTAAAATTTTAAGTTTTTTTATTTATTAAATATAGTAATAAAAAGCAAAATAGTGTAAAATTAAAAGCATAATTGTTAATATAAGCGATTAAATAAAATAAAAGTGTCTAACACTCGCTTCAACCTGACATTGCGGAGTAGCCGCAAATGCAGGTTAAGCGAATGTTATACGGACGCCCGCTGGGCGCTGTGATGGGATAATAAATGAGAAAAATTACAATTATATTTATATTATTTTGTATAGTATTTGTTTCATGTTCACAAAAACAAATTCCATTTAACAAAAAACAATGGGTGAGAGAAAAAAATCGATTTTATATGACCGATTCGCTTATTAAAAATTTAAATGAAGATAAACCGAAAAGAGCTGAAATATTTGATTTGCTTGGAACACCAGAACTTGAAGGACGAATTAAAGATACAGAAGTCTCTTATTGGTTAAAATCTGATGGTTTTCTTGCTATGTGGGAATTATATATTTATTTTGATGATAATGGAAACTTTGAATCCGCTGTGGTTGCATATGCCGATTAAAAAACAAAGAAGTATCTTTTCAGTAAGTCAAGATCGCTGAAAAAATAAATTGAACTTTAAGATTCAGCTTAAAAAGCTTTCTTACATCACATACTCACCGCTTTTATGAAATATTTTGTGTGAAATATTTTGTGTTGACAAATACATAAAATAGTATGTATAATATAGATGTATATGACATTTGAATGGGATGAAAATAAAAACTCTGAAAACATACGGAAGCATCAGGTTTCTTTTGAAAAAGCGCAGGATACTTTTTTTGATGCAAACCGTATGATTTTAGAAGATATAAAGCATTCCAGTTCTGAAAAACGTTATTTTTGCATTGGAAAAACAGACGAAGGAATTTTGACAGTGCGTTTTACAATACGCGGTCAAAATATTAGGATTTTCGGCGCAGGCTATTGGCGCCAAGGAAAGAAACTCTATGAAGAGCATTTACAGTAACCCCGAAAAAGCAGTAATGGAAGCATTGGATTCTGCCGTATTAGTGGCGGATTTTCTTCCTTCACCAGCAGAGCTTATAAAAAAAACAACAAAAGAAAAAATAACAATCTCAATAGATTCTGATTGTATTAGTTTTTTCAAAGCAGAAGCAAAGAAAAATAATACAAAATATCAGACTATGATGAATGAAGTACTTTCTCAGTATGCAAAGCATTATGCGGTAAATTGAATTGTAGAATAGAACAATCGTATAACACCCGCTTCAACGCTGACATTGCTGTGCAATGCAGGTTAAGCGTTAGTTAGATGGACATGCTGTCGCATGCAGAAGAAAATAATATGCGGATATAAAATCATTATGGAACATAATTCGGAAATTCTGTGTAAAAATTCAGAAAAAATTCATACAACTGAAATGGGTATTGAGCAAATAAAACGCAATCTTGATTTAAATACCTAAGATGTTGTTGAGTGGTGTAAAAATAAAATTCTTGATAAGAGAAATTCAATAATCAGAAAAGGAAAAATTGGTATATAAGTATTGAGGATATTGTGATGACCGTTAATGCATACAGTTATACAATAATTACAGCTCATAAGAAAAAAAGCTATATGACAATAAAAGAATTCGAGAATAAATATTGGTACATGAGTGAACTCAAAGGATTAGCAAAATTACTTGAAATTCCTTTTCACACAAAAATACGAAAGGATCAGCTTGAAGACATTATTATTCGATTTTTGGAAACAGGAACTGTAAACAAAAAGAATAGTTATCAGAGTAAAAGCCGGAATAAGGACATATTGAATAATCATAGTTATGTTGAAAATTTTAGCAACAAAAAAGAAACATGGGAATTCATAAATAGTGAAATGGATAGACGAGTTCGAGGATTAAAACCAAAATCAGGGGCGAAATATTGGCTTAATCGCTGGATTGAAAATAAACTTTCTAATTGCAAAAAAATAACATATAATGATGTCATTTGTGAATATATTCGTTTAAATAAAACTGAAGGAAAACTTCCGCAAATCCCGTCCTGTAAATTTAATAACTTTATAAGCGATTATCTGGCAAATGAAAAAAATGCAACACGAGAAGAGGCTTTGCAAGCATGGAATAAACTAAAAGATATGAAAGCAAAAAAAGATTATATAACATGGAAAAAGAATAAAAATACATAGAAAATTTCATCTAACACCCGCTTCAACCTGACACTTGTTTTGTCACGAAAGTTGCTGGAGGCGGTCGCTGCTGGTGCAGCTCCCTTTTTAATACAACTTTCGTGCCAACTTTGCCTTACGCTATACGCTTCGGCAAAGGCACAAATGCAGGTCAAGCGAATGTTAGTTGGACATTGCTAGCGCAATGCATTTTTTGGATTACTGTACTAATTATCGTTTTTTGTGTAAAATTACAAAAAGGATTTATTCATAAGACACTATGATAACAACGAATATATTATCGGGAGATTGTCTGGAAAAACTAAAAGCATTACCCAACTCTTCCGTCGACCTTATTGTTACCTCACCTCCTTATGCCGATCAGCGGAAAAATACGTATGGCGGTATAAAACCGGAGAAATATGTATCATGGTTTCTTCCGATTGCTGCGGAGCTTTTTAGAGTTTTGAAAAATGACGGTACTTTTATTCTCAATATAAAAGAAAAGGTTCAAAACGGGGAACGCAGCACGTATGTTCTTGAATTAATCTTGGAAATGAAAAAGCAAGGCTGGTTATGGACAGAAGAATTTATTTGGCACAAAAAAAACTGTTATCCCGGAAAATGGCCGAACAGGTTTAGGGATGCGTGGGAGCGTTTGTTACAATTCAATAAAATAAAAAAATTTAATATGTATCAAGAAGCTGTAATGGTTCCTATGGGAGATTGGGCAAAAAATAGGCTTAAAAATTTATCGGAAGTCGATAAAATACGGGACAACTCAAAAGTCGGAAGCGGTTTTGGAAAAAATATTTCAAATTGGCTTGAAAGAGATAGGGCATATCCAACCAATGTCCTTCATTTAGCCACTGAATGCGGTAACAAAAACCATAGTGCTGCATTCCCTGAAAGTTTGCCTGAATGGTTTATAAAATTATTTACTCAAGAATATGACACTGTCTTGGATCCTTTTATGGGATCGGGTACGACAGTCTTTGTTGCAAACCGTATGAACCGTCATGCGATAGGAATTGATATTGTAGATGAATACTGTGAAAAGGTACAAAAGAAAATCAATGAACAAGAGATAATGTTGTTTGAACGTGAGGTTAACTATGGGTAGTTTGAGCATAGATGACGTAAAAATATATGTTGAAAACCATATTGGTACCTTTCATAAAAAGAGAATAAGCAGTTTAGATAATTTAAAACTATCGACAATCTTAAAAAGAAAGAATCCGTATCTTTTTAAAGCAAAAAATATTTTAACTGCCGAACAGATTGTATCCGGATTTTTAAATGCTCATATTTCCTCAAATGAAGAAACAATCTTTGGCGACTGGCTTGAAGGACTTGCTCTTTTCATTAACTCTAAAGTGTATGGAGGTTATAAATCCGGTATACAAGGTATTGACCTTGAATTTGATGATAAGAATACACGTTATATTGTCAGTATAAAATCGAGTCCTAATTGGGGTAACAGTTCTCAAATTAAGAAAATGATTGCCGATTTTAAAACAGCTAAAAAGACATTACGGACAAGCAACTCTCAGTTACATATTGTTGCAGTGAACGGCTGCTGCTACGGTAAAGAAAAGAATTATGATAAAGGTGATTATTTTAAATACTGCGGTCAGCAATTTTGGGAATTTATTTCAGGAGATGAAAATTTATATATTGATATCATTGAACCGTTAGGATTTAAAGCAAAAGAAAAGAGTGATGAGTTTATGCAGTCATATACACAGATGATAAATAAATTTACCGGAGAATTTATCCAAAACTATTGTTTATCTTCCGGTGAAATCGACTGGAATAAAATAGTAAAATTTAATTCTGCAAAAGAAAAATAAAAATGGTTATCAACTAACACCCGCTTCAACCTGACATTGCGGAAGAGCCGCAAATGCAGGTTAAGCGGCGGATGTTAGACCGATGTCTTACGGCACGATTAACTGTAACTTTGAAAAATGGGATGCATTTTTTTGTAAATTAAAGCGAAAACCCAAATTAAAAGCTTAGGTTCTTTGAATAAAGTTGTGTTTTATTATTATCTACTTGGATAAGAAAAATAAATTTTTATCTAAGAATTTTAAAACTTGCTAAGTAAATCAACAAAATAAAAGTCCTTCGGACGGTCTGGTAATTATAATAATTAACTTGTTAAGAAAAATAAACTTTGTCTTAGGGTTTTAAACTCGTTAAGGAAAACAACAAATAAAAGTCCTTCGGATGGTCTGGTAATTATAATAATTAACTTGGTAAGGAAAATAAATCTTGTATCTTAGGATTTTAAAACTTATTAAGGAAATCAATGAATTATAAGTCCTTCGGACGGTCATGGTGATTATAATAATTAACTTGTTAAGGAAAAATAAAGTTTTATCTTAGGATTTTATAACTCGTTTAGTAAATCAACAAAATAAAAGTCCTTCGGACGGTCATGGTAATTATTATAATTATTTGCTAAGTAAAGTAAAATTTTAGCTTTATAGTAAAATTGTTGATTTTTTAATTTAATGATGAAAAGCTGTATAGGCTAAAAAAAGTCTAATTGTTAAGAATAAGCTTATAATTTTAAGATAATATTATTTATAAAAGTTTAGTTTTGTAAATAATAAAGCTTCATAGTAAAATTTTAAGTTTTTTTATTTATTAAATATAGTAATAAAAAGCAAAATAGTGTAAAATTAAAAGCATAATTGTTAATATAAGCGATTAAATAAACTAAAAGTGTCTAACACCCGCTTCAACCTGACATTGCGGAGTAGCCGCAAATGCAGGTTAAGCGAATGTTAGGTTAATGGCACGTAGTGCCACTTATTGTTAATAAAAAAAGCTAAAAATTGATTTTATGACAAATAGAAGTTGACAATAATCTTACTTTTGTATATATTATAATATATACGGAGGTGCTGATATGGTTTGTGCAAAAGTATTCACAAGCGGAAATAGTCAGGCTGTAAGGATACCTAAAGAATTTCATATTGCTTTTTCTGAATTATTTATCAAGAAAATCGGTTCATCAATAATCCTAACACCAAAAGAAAGCAATTGGGAAAATCTTGAAAGAAGTCTTTCTGAGTTTTCTGATGATTTCATGACAGAAGGAAGAAGTCAACCGACAATGCAAGAAAGGGAAGTTTTTTAATGTATTTGCTAGATACAAATATCTGTATTTTCCTCATAAAGAATAAAAATCTATATTTAAAGGAAAAAATATTTAACTGTAAAAAAGAAGAATTATTTCTTTCTTCTATTACAATTGCTGAGTTGGAGTATGGTGCTGCGAAAAGTCAATTTAGAGAAAAAAATCGCCAAGCTCTTTTGGATTTTTGTTCCGATTTTACTAACATAATAGGTTTTACGACAGAAGATACAGAAACATACGGAATGATTAGGGCTTATCTTGAAAATAAAGGGATAGCAATTGGACCTTTTGATACACAGATTGCTGCTCAAGGCTTAGCTAGAAATCTTATTGTGGTTACAAATAATATAAGAGAATTTTCTAGAATACCAGGACTAAAAGTCGAAGATTGGACAAAAGAATAATAGAAACCTAACACCCGCTTCAACCTGACATTGCGGACGAGCCACAAATGTAGGTTAAGCGAATGTTATACGGATGCCTGAAGGCACAATTAACTGCAACTTTGAAAAAGTAGGGTGTTTTTTGTAAATTTAAGGCTTAAAACTAAAATTAAAAGCTTAGGTTCTGTGAGTAAAGTTTTGTTTTATTATAATATCTACTTGGATAAGTAAAAATAAGCTTTCATCTGAGTATTTTAAACTCGTTTAGGAAATCAACGAAATAAAAGTCCTTCGGACGGTCTGGTAATTATAATAATTAACTTACTTAGGAAATAAAAATGAGTCTTATAATAATATTTTTTTTATTGATAATTTATATTCCGTTTCTTTTTATTAAAGATGAAAAAAGTAAATTATATTTCAGAATAATTGTGATAATATCAAATATATGTTTAATGCTTTTATCAATATTTTCTTTTCAATTATTAAGATGTTTAAGTGTTATTGGAGTACTTATATACTTTTATTTATGTATGCTAG containing:
- a CDS encoding BrnT family toxin, with the protein product MTFEWDENKNSENIRKHQVSFEKAQDTFFDANRMILEDIKHSSSEKRYFCIGKTDEGILTVRFTIRGQNIRIFGAGYWRQGKKLYEEHLQ
- a CDS encoding BrnA antitoxin family protein, giving the protein MEALDSAVLVADFLPSPAELIKKTTKEKITISIDSDCISFFKAEAKKNNTKYQTMMNEVLSQYAKHYAVN
- a CDS encoding SAP domain-containing protein, whose product is MMTVNAYSYTIITAHKKKSYMTIKEFENKYWYMSELKGLAKLLEIPFHTKIRKDQLEDIIIRFLETGTVNKKNSYQSKSRNKDILNNHSYVENFSNKKETWEFINSEMDRRVRGLKPKSGAKYWLNRWIENKLSNCKKITYNDVICEYIRLNKTEGKLPQIPSCKFNNFISDYLANEKNATREEALQAWNKLKDMKAKKDYITWKKNKNT
- a CDS encoding site-specific DNA-methyltransferase, yielding MITTNILSGDCLEKLKALPNSSVDLIVTSPPYADQRKNTYGGIKPEKYVSWFLPIAAELFRVLKNDGTFILNIKEKVQNGERSTYVLELILEMKKQGWLWTEEFIWHKKNCYPGKWPNRFRDAWERLLQFNKIKKFNMYQEAVMVPMGDWAKNRLKNLSEVDKIRDNSKVGSGFGKNISNWLERDRAYPTNVLHLATECGNKNHSAAFPESLPEWFIKLFTQEYDTVLDPFMGSGTTVFVANRMNRHAIGIDIVDEYCEKVQKKINEQEIMLFEREVNYG
- a CDS encoding PmeII family type II restriction endonuclease; amino-acid sequence: MGSLSIDDVKIYVENHIGTFHKKRISSLDNLKLSTILKRKNPYLFKAKNILTAEQIVSGFLNAHISSNEETIFGDWLEGLALFINSKVYGGYKSGIQGIDLEFDDKNTRYIVSIKSSPNWGNSSQIKKMIADFKTAKKTLRTSNSQLHIVAVNGCCYGKEKNYDKGDYFKYCGQQFWEFISGDENLYIDIIEPLGFKAKEKSDEFMQSYTQMINKFTGEFIQNYCLSSGEIDWNKIVKFNSAKEK
- a CDS encoding antitoxin → MVCAKVFTSGNSQAVRIPKEFHIAFSELFIKKIGSSIILTPKESNWENLERSLSEFSDDFMTEGRSQPTMQEREVF
- a CDS encoding type II toxin-antitoxin system VapC family toxin, coding for MYLLDTNICIFLIKNKNLYLKEKIFNCKKEELFLSSITIAELEYGAAKSQFREKNRQALLDFCSDFTNIIGFTTEDTETYGMIRAYLENKGIAIGPFDTQIAAQGLARNLIVVTNNIREFSRIPGLKVEDWTKE